The following are from one region of the Mycolicibacterium helvum genome:
- a CDS encoding TetR/AcrR family transcriptional regulator, whose translation MSDPSTEAILDAALVEFDQHGIRRVALDDVARRAGVSRTTIYRRFANKDDLVSAVVDRENAQLFSDIAEELKSKRPQSNYYVEAFTQAILRGRKHRVLNRMVHDEPALTLELARQHYAAAVHRIEAALQVIFPPGFAERIGPGAVHELADNIWRYTIMAALLPGPDPIETADEIRAFATKHFLPSLPEALRAVPV comes from the coding sequence ATGTCTGATCCGTCGACCGAAGCGATCCTCGACGCCGCACTCGTCGAGTTCGATCAGCATGGGATCCGCCGGGTCGCCCTCGACGACGTGGCCCGTCGGGCCGGGGTGAGCCGGACGACGATCTATCGGCGCTTCGCCAACAAGGACGACCTGGTGTCCGCCGTGGTGGACCGGGAGAACGCCCAGCTCTTCTCCGATATCGCCGAAGAGCTCAAATCCAAACGACCGCAGTCGAATTACTACGTCGAGGCATTCACCCAGGCAATCCTGCGCGGCCGCAAGCACCGGGTGCTCAACAGGATGGTGCACGACGAGCCGGCACTGACGCTGGAATTGGCGCGCCAGCATTACGCGGCCGCGGTGCACCGTATCGAGGCGGCCTTGCAGGTGATCTTCCCGCCCGGCTTCGCCGAGCGGATCGGGCCGGGGGCCGTGCATGAGCTGGCCGACAATATCTGGCGGTATACGATCATGGCAGCCCTACTTCCTGGCCCGGATCCGATCGAAACTGCCGATGAAATAAGGGCTTTCGCCACCAAGCACTTCCTGCCGAGCTTGCCCGAAGCATTGCGAGCGGTGCCGGTCTAG
- a CDS encoding metallophosphoesterase family protein, with protein sequence MSRRQLMRHGAWFGAAVGLAVVGGEVLSHVADAPAATHTRPTLRFAQVSDSHIGFNGTANPDVVGSFERAIHQINNLGYTPDFVIHTGDLTHLATPAQFDQVNQMMGGLITPHVFTVPGEHDSVDDAGQKYRAVFGAGTRGDGWYSFDIAGVHVIGLVNTLNLKNLGHLGTDQLEFIEKDVAPLPSDTPIIVFSHIPLFAMYPAWGWGTDDATQALSYLRRFSSVTCLNGHVHQLFSKTEDNVTFYSGTTTAYPLPHPGDGPAPKPLTVPAGKLHDALGIREVSYNRGQSMLALKEETVQ encoded by the coding sequence ATGAGCCGGCGTCAGCTCATGCGGCACGGTGCCTGGTTCGGTGCCGCGGTCGGCCTAGCGGTCGTCGGCGGCGAGGTGCTCTCCCACGTCGCCGACGCCCCTGCGGCCACCCACACGCGGCCCACCTTGCGCTTCGCACAAGTCAGCGACAGCCACATCGGATTCAACGGCACTGCTAATCCCGACGTGGTGGGCTCCTTCGAGCGGGCCATCCACCAGATCAACAACCTGGGCTACACACCCGATTTCGTGATCCACACCGGCGATCTCACCCATCTGGCCACACCGGCACAGTTCGATCAGGTCAACCAGATGATGGGCGGCCTCATTACCCCCCACGTCTTCACCGTGCCCGGCGAGCACGATTCGGTCGATGATGCCGGGCAGAAATACCGCGCCGTGTTCGGCGCGGGCACCCGCGGCGACGGCTGGTACAGCTTCGACATCGCTGGTGTCCACGTCATCGGGCTGGTCAACACGCTGAACCTCAAGAATCTGGGCCACCTCGGCACCGATCAGCTGGAGTTCATCGAGAAGGACGTCGCGCCACTGCCGTCGGATACCCCGATCATCGTCTTCAGCCACATCCCGTTGTTCGCGATGTACCCGGCGTGGGGTTGGGGCACCGACGATGCCACTCAGGCGCTGAGCTATCTGCGCCGGTTCTCCTCGGTCACCTGCCTGAACGGTCATGTCCACCAGCTGTTCTCGAAAACGGAAGACAACGTGACGTTCTACAGCGGCACCACCACGGCATACCCGCTGCCGCATCCCGGCGACGGGCCGGCGCCCAAGCCGCTCACCGTGCCTGCCGGCAAGCTGCATGATGCGCTCGGCATTCGCGAGGTCAGCTACAACCGCGGCCAGTCCATGCTGGCGCTGAAAGAGGAGACGGTGCAATGA
- a CDS encoding Rieske (2Fe-2S) protein translates to MTRRELRRYIDDLLAGRQPKGFHPDDFEAAQLRTAIDLTAARHDAAEPRPEFVSGLKARLAAEMSSAPGPVDDVAPPAKTGPSATRRQVIVGTTAAATAAVAAVSVDRLVLRPTGDEPQVADADMVPVDGSWQTVAASSEVSEGTMHAFNLGSVNGFVRRVNGRVEAVSGVCTHQGCKLWFDQSVDRLRCPCHSTSFSPAGMVVTHALPIAPKPLPHFEVREQNGVVEVLAPPTQST, encoded by the coding sequence ATGACCCGCCGGGAACTGCGCCGCTACATCGACGACCTGCTGGCCGGTCGTCAGCCCAAGGGCTTCCACCCGGACGACTTCGAAGCCGCGCAGCTGCGCACCGCCATCGACCTGACCGCCGCCCGCCACGATGCGGCAGAGCCTCGGCCGGAGTTCGTATCCGGGCTCAAGGCGCGGCTGGCCGCCGAAATGTCTTCAGCGCCTGGGCCGGTCGACGATGTTGCACCGCCGGCCAAGACTGGACCGTCGGCCACCCGCCGGCAGGTGATCGTCGGCACCACGGCGGCCGCGACGGCAGCGGTGGCAGCGGTATCCGTCGACCGACTGGTGCTCCGTCCGACCGGCGACGAACCGCAGGTCGCCGATGCCGACATGGTGCCGGTCGACGGGTCATGGCAGACCGTGGCGGCGAGCTCAGAAGTGTCCGAGGGCACCATGCACGCGTTCAATCTGGGCTCGGTCAATGGGTTCGTCCGCCGGGTCAACGGCCGGGTGGAAGCGGTGTCGGGCGTGTGCACCCATCAGGGCTGCAAGTTGTGGTTCGACCAGAGCGTCGACCGGCTACGCTGCCCGTGCCACTCGACGTCGTTCTCGCCGGCCGGAATGGTCGTCACGCACGCTCTGCCCATCGCACCGAAGCCACTGCCGCACTTCGAGGTTCGCGAGCAGAACGGCGTGGTGGAAGTGCTGGCTCCACCCACTCAGTCGACCTGA
- a CDS encoding cupredoxin domain-containing protein: MQHTRTALACAAVAVGVAACSAPAKTPAPTVDFGPNGGTSVGMPGMSSAMPGMGPMPSATTSSAPTPPVAGTAVDITNFAFAPANLTVKVGDTVTWTNKDEEPHTVVANDGSFHSPGLDANGTYSFTFTTPGSFDYICSIHPFMRGTVVVTR; this comes from the coding sequence ATGCAGCACACCCGCACTGCGCTCGCGTGCGCCGCGGTCGCCGTTGGCGTCGCCGCGTGCTCCGCGCCGGCGAAGACGCCCGCACCGACGGTCGACTTCGGTCCGAACGGCGGCACGTCAGTCGGAATGCCGGGAATGTCGTCGGCCATGCCCGGCATGGGGCCGATGCCGTCGGCCACCACGTCGAGCGCCCCGACCCCGCCGGTGGCCGGCACGGCCGTGGACATCACCAACTTCGCGTTTGCCCCGGCCAACCTCACTGTGAAGGTCGGCGACACCGTGACGTGGACCAATAAGGACGAGGAGCCCCACACCGTCGTCGCCAACGACGGCTCGTTCCATTCGCCGGGGCTGGACGCCAACGGCACGTACAGCTTCACCTTCACCACCCCGGGCAGCTTTGACTACATCTGCAGCATCCACCCGTTCATGCGCGGCACCGTGGTGGTGACCCGGTGA
- a CDS encoding nitroreductase family deazaflavin-dependent oxidoreductase → MQLPQWLARFNRYVTNPVQRLWAGFIPTMGILEHVGRRSGAHYRTPLTVFTTDEGVAILLTYGPNRDWLKNITAAGGGRLKRYGRTFTVSNPRMVTKAAAAPHVSGLWRPIFTTLPFDNAVLLTRV, encoded by the coding sequence ATGCAGCTGCCGCAATGGTTGGCCAGGTTCAACCGGTACGTCACCAACCCGGTGCAGCGGCTGTGGGCGGGCTTCATACCGACCATGGGCATCCTCGAACACGTCGGCCGGCGCTCGGGCGCGCATTACCGCACCCCCCTGACGGTGTTCACCACCGACGAGGGCGTCGCGATCCTGCTGACCTACGGGCCGAACCGGGACTGGCTGAAGAACATCACCGCCGCCGGCGGCGGACGGCTCAAACGTTACGGCCGGACGTTCACCGTCAGCAATCCCCGGATGGTGACGAAAGCCGCAGCCGCCCCGCATGTTTCGGGCCTCTGGCGGCCGATCTTCACGACGCTGCCGTTCGATAACGCGGTGCTACTGACCCGCGTTTGA
- a CDS encoding RNA polymerase sigma factor: MAAEDDRRPRPDLRLVAEARYPDWQAVYDDNVTWVYRMIFGRVGNRADAEDLTSEVFLAAMRPLRLTASIAEVRAYLRATARTVLAAHWRATLGTEITTIEDLPATVFGPAAPSTAPQRVAALLDALPDNYRRVLELRFLQGCSVREAASSLGVSVANAKVLQHRALRLAAQISEGALP; the protein is encoded by the coding sequence ATGGCGGCGGAGGACGATCGGCGCCCGAGACCAGACCTGCGTCTGGTCGCCGAAGCGCGCTATCCGGATTGGCAAGCCGTCTACGACGACAACGTGACGTGGGTGTACCGGATGATCTTCGGGCGGGTCGGAAATCGGGCCGACGCCGAGGACCTGACCTCGGAGGTCTTTTTGGCCGCGATGCGGCCGCTGCGCCTGACGGCAAGCATCGCCGAGGTGCGCGCCTACCTGCGGGCCACGGCGCGCACCGTACTGGCCGCCCACTGGCGGGCCACCCTGGGCACCGAGATCACCACCATCGAGGACCTGCCCGCCACCGTCTTTGGTCCGGCGGCGCCGAGCACCGCACCGCAACGCGTCGCCGCACTGCTGGACGCACTTCCGGACAACTACCGGCGGGTGCTGGAACTACGCTTCCTGCAAGGCTGTTCGGTGCGGGAAGCGGCCAGTTCGCTCGGCGTCAGCGTCGCGAACGCGAAAGTACTGCAGCACCGGGCACTGCGGCTGGCCGCGCAGATCAGCGAGGGGGCACTGCCATGA